Proteins from a single region of Massilibacterium senegalense:
- a CDS encoding TIR domain-containing protein, with amino-acid sequence MLYHVFMEVTDIPGADKNLELYEFDKEDKEKIIDEIIVPYLQEGKLQFSGYFLNSKNIIRIIIKTTDESIKIIRDRKQANLAQGLVWVVTKEQVFNSEDYTRDITAEIIKEANSKVKNVPILSIDSAPEKLDTKKVFIVHGHDEAVKLSVARFLERLDLQPIILHEQASGGSTIIEKLEEHTDVGYGIVLYTPCDLGKAKNDENLQMRARQNVVFEHGLLIGRLGRKRVCALVKDEIEKPNDISGVVYINYDSGNGWHLELFKELKNAGFEIDANKIFV; translated from the coding sequence ATGTTGTATCATGTGTTCATGGAAGTAACTGATATTCCTGGGGCGGATAAAAATTTAGAACTGTATGAATTTGATAAGGAAGACAAAGAAAAAATTATTGATGAAATAATAGTTCCATATTTGCAAGAAGGTAAATTGCAATTTAGTGGTTATTTTTTAAACTCTAAAAATATTATCAGAATAATAATCAAAACTACTGATGAATCTATAAAAATCATAAGAGATAGAAAGCAAGCAAATTTAGCTCAAGGTCTTGTATGGGTCGTTACAAAAGAGCAAGTTTTTAATAGTGAAGATTACACTCGGGATATTACAGCGGAAATTATTAAAGAGGCTAATTCAAAAGTAAAAAATGTTCCGATTTTATCGATAGATAGCGCACCTGAGAAACTTGATACTAAGAAAGTATTTATAGTACACGGACATGATGAAGCTGTTAAACTTTCTGTTGCTAGATTTTTAGAAAGATTGGATTTACAACCAATCATTTTACATGAACAAGCTAGTGGTGGATCGACAATTATCGAGAAACTTGAAGAACATACAGACGTAGGGTATGGAATTGTACTTTATACTCCTTGTGATTTAGGAAAAGCTAAAAATGACGAGAATTTGCAAATGAGAGCAAGACAAAATGTGGTATTTGAACATGGTCTTTTAATAGGGCGATTAGGAAGAAAAAGAGTATGTGCTTTAGTTAAAGATGAGATTGAAAAACCAAATGATATATCAGGAGTCGTATATATTAATTATGACTCAGGAAATGGTTGGCATCTGGAATTATTTAAAGAATTAAAAAATGCAGGTTTTGAAATAGACGCAAATAAAATATTTGTATAG